TTTAACCTCATTGCTGCCTATAAATATGCAACTCCACAGAAACCAAATGCTCTTGGCAATATAAACCTGCAGCACCCTATTCTTCATTGCTCACATTCAAACTCCAGCCTAACCAACATGAAAAAGATCAATAGCAAGATCCCAGTAAAGGATACCCTATCTGGCCCTCCACACAACCATAACGATAACCAAGTGTTCATCAACTTCCGGGGAGAGGAGCTACGCTGCAGCTTCGTGAGCCACCTTGTTGACGCATTCAAAAGACATGGAATCAACTTCTTCATAGACAAAGACGAACAAAAAGGAAAAGACCGGAGACATCTCTTTGCAAGGATCAAGCAGTCGAGTATAGCTCTGACTATATTCTCGAAAAGGTACGCAGAGTCACGCTGGTGCCTGAACGAGTTAgcgaaaataaagaaaagaaccGATAAACGCAAACTACAAGTGATACCCATCTTCTTCAAGGTGAAAGCCGCATCTGTGAGATACCAAAAGGCTGAGTTCGGTAGCAACTTCTGGAGATTAGCTAAGAGTTCAAGCGGGGAACAGATCAAGAAATGGAAGGAAGCTTTAGAGTCTGTTTCTGACAAAATGGGCTTGTCCTTAGGCGGCAAAAGGTACCTTACTGATCATCCTTAAAAAATGCTACGACAATTATCAGATTTCTTCGTCGTTTTCCCTCATGCCCCTCTGAACCACTTACCTGCCACGACAAGAAAAGTAAACCTGGTTATTATACAGAACAAACAAACACGTCCATCGTGTGAATGTGCAGCAGTCCAATGTCTGAAGGGTCGTCATAGTTCATATTAATGTACAGTTGATGCATATGCctcatttttacttaaaaacgCTTTAAAAAAAACCATATTAGAATAACATCTTCACTGATTCAATAACTTTCACCTTTGTGATATTTTTTCCTTCAGTGAAACTTTGTATAGACTAAACTACTCTACTTACTTTGCAGCTCCGAGGCGGATTTTATAAAGGAAATTGTTAAAGAGGTCAAAAGAGTTGTCGAGGTTAAGAAAATGAAAGACCATTCCTTCAGTCTTCCCCAAAATAACAGATGATATTTACCCAGCAGGATCAAAATCGAaccaaaataatgtataatgaaaaagtttgtttctttttggtttatttCCATATATGGTGTGTCATAATACTAGGgtttttgtgtttatattgGTGTACTACTTTTCAGTCAGTGATCATTGTTTTGTTactgtaataaaaaaatttctatccAGCGATATAACTCGAGCTTAATTTGAATGTGAATGTTTCCAACTCCTACCCAAAAGACAACGAAACGATAATTATAGTCTAATCGAAAGAGAAGGTCAGCTCAGGCCATGTAGTTGTTCACCCATCAACAAACAACAAATAGCAATCTTTTAACAATACTAGTCTCGTCTTGTGACTTGCATATGATAGTCATGAAGGGCTCAAACTAAAGATTCCTaaatttcaaactaaagatAAAATATATGTGAAATAGACATCAGAGAGCAGGTTCAAATCGTACCCTTATCACAAGGCAGCAAAAGATGAGAGGACTTCCGTTTTTCCACACTAATCCTGCGAAGAAAGAGGACGACCAAAGTAAATGGCAGAGATTGTGGATACAAAAGTACACCATATAAATTAAGAAGAATCTATATATCAAACTGGGAGCGGAGTTTATGACTTTATGGTGTGGCCATAATGGCCTTTTAAAAGTCGTATGTTTCAAAAGATAAACTGGACGCATTAGTTTTTCATGCAGCTCACTACAAATGCATCCCAAATATGTAGAATAAAAAGGATTCAAACATACAAATAAAACACTTAAGACTTCCAACAAAGGGAACAATACCCAGTTCAGAAGATTTAAATAGAGAAATCGCCAGAAAACGTTGAGAAATTGAAATCAAGGAGACAATACAGTCAAAGTTATCTCTGGGTATTACCTATGATGAAGAAAACTACCTCTGGTGATTAATAGAAAAGTTTAGCTCGTATATCCAGGAACAATCTTTGGGTATTATCTGTTTCGGTGTTCTTTTGAAGCTCTATAGAGCTCACTGACTAGTGACTTGTATGAGGCCAAATCAGCTACAGTCCCTATCTCAGGTTTCGGTATATAATGCTTCGATGAATTTGCATGTCTATGGTGACCTTCTAATAGAATGTTGAATGTGATGTCGTCCGGAACAACCCCTATATTAAGCATGGCATCTAGCAACATGTCAGCATTCTTCATCTGTCCCAATTTGCACAGTCCATTAAGCAGAACATTATACGTCACAACACTAGGAACATGCCCATCTCTCTGCATTTCTTTAAGCAATCTGAAACTGGTTTGAACATCACCTTTCTTACAGAATGCATCCATCATCATCGTATAGATGACATCATCTGGCTTCATACCAGCTCGCAGCATCTCCCTCAAAGCTCTTTCAGCATCAACGACTCTTCCTTCTTTACACATTCCACAAATTAGCGCTGAAAACCCCACCCTATCGAGTTCTATCCCATTCTGATCCATTTTCTTCCTTATCTCCAACGCTGCATCTACATCTCCTCCTCTACAAAACCCATCAATAAGAGTTGTGTACGTAACTTTGTCAGGCCTGAGACCTCTGTGAATCATTCCATCAACAACGTTCCTCGCAGCCACCAAATCACCGTTCTTGCAAAAACCATTCACCAAAGTATTATACAGAACAATATCAGGCTGAAGACCTCTACTTAACATCTTCTGATAACTTTCTTTCATCAAGTCAATCCGTCCGTTCCTACTATGACCATGAATCAAAGTCGTGAAAACAACATCATTCGGAATCAACCCTCTCTCACACATCTCATCAAACAACCCATGCGCTCCGTCCATTTTGTTCTCCTTACACAACGCATTAATCAAGGCACTATATGTGAAAACATCAGCACGTGTTCTACCTCTCTCCATACGCTCTTTGAACCTAAACCCTTCATCCAAGTTCCCGGCTTTACAGTACCCATTAATCAAAGTGTTGAAACTAACCACTGTAGGACGCAAACTCCTCTTAGTAATTTCGTCGAACACCTTCTGCGCATCACACATTTTGCCTTCTTTACAAAACTTGTTCATCAAGATATTGAAAACGTAAACATTCGAAGGATAACCAGCATCCAAAATCTCCATATAGAATCCCCAAACAGTCTCGGTTGGATTCACCTTCATCATCCGATCAAGCAAGCTGCCGCAGCCACGAATCGGAACTGTAAACTTATGCTTCCGAGATAGCCTGAAGCATTGAATCGCATCGGGTACGAACCCTGCATTAGTGTAGGCCATCATCAACGCATCAACGAGAAAATCGCTTCCTCTCGTTTCCAACGCAGAAACGAAAACAGAAGAAGCTGAGTTTTTCCCTTTCCGAGAGACGACGAGCGCGATGAGCGACTGCGCTTCGTCGAACATCTTGTGGACGGCGAGGAAACGAGCCATGGCGAAGTAGGAGTCGACGGTGAACCGGAACCCAGGCTGGGATGAGATGAATTTGAAGAAAGTGAAGATGGAATTGTGAGGGAGGGAGAGAGGGTTGCGGTTGATGAGATCGAGGACGTGACGAGCGGTGAGAGAGGGCAGGAGGTTACTGATAGAGGGGGATGACGTAAACGAAGAGTTTGAATCTCTGATGGCGATTGAGAGTTTGACGAGAACTGgatcgtcgtcgtcgtcgtctgcTTGTGGAGGAGGAGAGATAGATTCTGGAGAGTACCATGTCGATAAGAGAGACGATGAACGAGAAAAGGCTTGTGGGTGAGATCGAGAGAGTGTGTTTCTTAGAATTTTGATTCTGAACATCTCTTCAGCCGGCGCTGAGACTATTTTGGAGACGGAGAgattttaaatgaaaacaaacggCGACATTACCCGGTTTTTATATAACCGGGTTTTGGATAAACCGGTCCAAAGCTGATAATGTACAATTTCCCGGTTGAATGTGTTAATTTACATTTAACTATGTGAAATATTAGTGGAACACTGATCTGCAGTATTAATCCCAGCTGATGTGGGTCGGGGCTGCGTCACATTGCATCTAATTACAAGTCAATGACTAAGCTCCTGACTGGTTCagacgcagcggttgcggttgcggttgcgggagtttgtggatgcgggcgattgcggtttctagcagttttaagagatttgtacgactggtactgcggttaaaaattggtgcacTTGCGGGTgatttatgactggttaactaccaaatacggtaacagtcaaataataaattaacaatatttacatttaatataattataaaaatatcaaaaatcataaaattataataaatataataaatataaaatttatatttaaaaagttataattttaatttttgaaaatttattgaaattgttttttattataattttataatattaattaaaatttaatagatatattttaatattttcataatttcaattttatattttaaattttttattaaatatttttacttttgtatatatatttttttttttaaaagaaattttttttaccctcccgcaaccacaagctggagccagcttttgaattcaCGAGATTCAAaacggtttgaagcggtttagagcgatttgattgattgttgcaaaccgccgacaaccgctaccaaccgcaaaagctgcgtttgcggatggtagcgggaaaaccaatcGCCCCCTAAATCTTAAGATAATTGGTTGGAAAAAGGAACATTTTTAAATTGGCAGTCACAATTGTATCAATAACAAAACTCATGCGGTTTAAAATCTTCATCTTCAGTATTAAGGTCGCTACAAAACATATGAAGGAAAGCTCCAAAACACTGGGAGGGAAGAAAGTAGATAACTAGTAGCCTCCCTTGAGATCGTTGACGACGTCGTAAGGGATTGGGGTGACAGTCTCCAAGGTCATACCCTCAACCATGAATCCTGGCTTGGGACCTTTAGGCTGTCTCTTGGTGCTTATCGTCTCGCCTTTAGCTTTGGCTGCGGCCTTGAGCTCATCGTTCTTTTTAATCCTCAGCTTGAACTCCTCTGCACACCTGGACTGCTGCACGTGCTCCACACGCACATGAAGCCTCTTCCTTATGATCCTGTTGCCAATCTGAAACACACCCACCAAACATATATGTCAATTATGTTACCCACTAAGATAAAATCTATATAAAGAGCCGAGTATACTAATGTTTAAAGCCAAACAGTATATGAATGATAGTGATTAATTTGAAGTCAGCACAGACAAGTAGTTCAAAGGATCAGGAATCGAAGTGTTCAGTCACTTATGGGACTTGATTTGAAACTGTGAATGTTACTAGAGAATACTTAAAGCAATCGAACTAGTTCCAGCACAAAGATCATAAagcttaatataaaaaaaaataaaaccctTGAGACAAAACACAAAAACTGAACCAAGTAGTTGCATATTTCATCATAAAAGTCAACAGATTTGACTAATTTAGACAGTACAATAAGCTCAAGGCAATGAGAGTTGTTTCAGACCTGTTTGTTGACTTCAACACCAACGGCGCGCTTGGTGACGTTCCAGACACGACCGGTACGACCATGGTAGAACTTGTGAGGCATACCCTTGTGGATCGCACCGTTCACTTTAACATCGACGTAATCGCCGACCTTGAAGGTCCTGAGGTAGGTCGAGAGTGGGATTGTACCCTTCTTCCTGAACCCTCTAGCAAACAGATCCCTCGTCCTCGCGCGAACTCCATGACCCGCCGGCATTTTTCCTCTTTGGTGGATGCAACAAGTGAAAAACCTAAAATCGCAAAATGAGAAAGGCAATGATTATTATCTCAtctgaaattagggtttcttctCTAATGGGCCTGTTGTTGGGTCAGATATTTGGGCTTATTTGATTCAAAAGacgatttctattaattaaaataaagccCCTGTGTTTTTAACTTCTATATGGTTTAGCTCAAAACTAACATAAAATTCAAATTACACCCAACTATGAGTTCTGATTTCTGAAGCATCATCTCTCTCTCAAGATGGTGGCTTTATAGAGTGAAAGCAGTGTGGTTCTAGTGATCAAGGCCAAAGCAGCTTCATGTATCTTAATactaaaaacaaagaaacaatgaTCTTGTATAACTAAACAAGACCAAAATGGCGTTCAAACATGTCAACaccaattaaaattacaaaatggCTATATAAACTACACTCACAAAGACCTCGTCTTGAGACAGCTATGCTTGGCTTGCTTCTGTCTCCACACTCGCAAATGCTGCCTCCTTAAACCCGTTCACGCACGAAGAAGGTTCCAGATTTAACTGTTGGTTTTGACAATGCTCTGTAGGTTGAGGAGGGATGGTACTGTCTTCAAGATCCTTAGCGACTTTGAGCTTTCCTTTCCGAGCCTTCTTCTTGAACTGAGCCCTCCTGGCTTTTGGAGTCTTGATGATGGTTTCTTTCACCGGACTTGCTACCTCTACTGTCTTCTTCTCGCAAGGAATGACAGTAAGCTGAGTGCTGTAGTTGTTGGCAAGGTCCATTTTGGATTCTGACTGGATGGCTATAAGAGCCGTTCTCCCAGCGCTTATCTCAGCCTCTTTTTTAGTCTTTGTTGCAGCTCCTGTGTACTTAATGCCTCCGATCTCCACAGTACATGTGAACTGTGGAGCTCTCCCGAGAGTCTCGCTCCTTTGGCACTGATAGAGTGGAATCGCGTAGTTCATCTTTTGAGCGTACTCTTGAAGAAGATTCTTGCATAGCCCCATCTCGTGCTGGCATTAAGAAGCCATTCAAAAGTTAGCCAAATGCACACaacatacataaaataattgcTTAACGAGTGGAACTCTCGAGTCACACCTAAAACATTCTCAGGCAAACTAACTATAAAGCTTACAGTTCACAGGCTATAGTCCTTCACTAGACTTAAACAATTAGAATCACGAGATAAGAAAGATGAGGTGCTTACAACAGGCAGTGAAACAGATTGGGTTAGGTCACTGGATTTTGCTAATTCCTGGAGAGCAACCTCGGCAGCTGATTGCTCAGCAGCTTTACGATTGAAGAATCCAGGCAAGGAATCGTATCTGACATCATTGACAATCACTGTAGACTGAAAGAGAGGTTTGTGGGAAGGGCCTTCTTTGATAGTCTCGTAGAGAGGCGTTGGTAGCTTGTATCTCTGAGCATATTCCTGCAACCGGCTCTTGAACACATAGCAATTGGAAACACCtgagaagcaaaaaaaaaaaaacttcaaaatgagGAGAAAGTTCATAGAGAGCCTAGAAACAGGAAACAGCAATGAAAAGCCTAGGATGCTATCCATTACAAGCATAAGTTAAAAAGCCACAAGAGGGAAGGAGTCTCAAAATTGCAAATGTAAAGGTGAGGACTTTCTCCAAGAAGCTATACTATAATTATTCAAAAGAGCAATGAAGGAAGCATAAAGCTGAAGAATTTAAGACTAGCATAGCTTCTATTCTATGTCATAATCTCAAAAGGGTAAACTTTCACAATGCATACTCATATATCAATCAGTGCCTGAAGAATAACTAAGATATTAAGCTATCTTTTTTATAACTGAAAGCAAAAACTGCAAATCTAATTTCCCAGGGGAGAAAGGAATCGagcaagagaagaaaaaaaagcatGAAACTTTTTAAACCTGGAAAGTAAAAAGACATGAAGAAGAAGGGAGGGGGGGAGTAATTTCACCAGAGGAAACTTCATTCGCCGTCATTATTCTAGAGCAGAATGTTAGCTGAAGAGATGCTAGTCGGAAACAGAGGCACACCGCGTGATGCTCCTAAAAaagccgagagagagagagatgttttGAACCCTCCTCCCTTTAATTCTTCTTACAAGCTCaattaaatagtttaaactaaataaaattaagaaaaaaaaacatgagtaagtagtttaataaattaaaaaaatattatatttactaaattattatacTCTAATATTAATCAAACAAATTACGTAAAATAGTTgtgtaaaattatatatcatcTTTAATTTTGTGGTAGTtttgtattattatattatcatcaattttaatatttgttacacaaataatttactaaattattatacTCTAATATTAACCAAACAAATTACGTAAAATAGTTGTGTAAAATTATATCATCTTTAATTTTGCTGTAATTTTGCATTATTATATTATCATCAATTATAATATTTGTTACACATACGTAAAGTTTTTAAGTTTCCATAAAAAATAGgacaattgtcaataatagcacctttaccttttgaagtttatgtcttaAAAATAGCACTataaggagaaagtcacaaaaatgacattcattaaagggtaaaatatccctaatatccttagtttaaaattaaataaacaaacaaaaataaataaaaataaataaaaataaataaaaataaaaaaaataaaaaagaaataaattttttttatagtttcagattatatgttttcagattcgaaatttttataaattttttttttttaatattttttttcaaattttctttttatatttaaaaatactttttgaaactgtttttaaaattttaaaccataattCCAAAaacccaccccttaactctaaaccctaaggtttggattaattaacccaatgggtataagtgtatatttacctctttaatgaaacctatttttgtgactttcagctttgagtgctactttgggaacataaacttggtttagtgttattctagtctttttctctaaaaaaatataaactgattacttatttatttatttatgttaaacaAGGGATAGACTAAATTATAATTAAGACGATAATCCCTTTTCAACTTTCCTAATAGTAAAGATAATAATTAGTGGAATTAGTCCCTCCCTTTAACTCCTTCTTTTCCTCTTCccaatcaaaaacctttgcCACCACACTCGTACGTTCCACGCGCTTCAACACTCGCGACCAATCCTCCTCTTCTCCGATCATCATCTAATCGGTTTCCTTCTCCGATCGCCGTGGGAACGATTCCCAACTCTCTTAGGGTTTTTGGGTGAAATTGATTCCTTTTGTCCTCTCGTTCCAAAAGCGGAAAGATCGTTGTATAACTACGAATATGGTTGAGAGTAGTAGTAGTAACAAGAGAAGGAAGATAACCATTAGCGAAGGCGACATCGCCTCGCTTTTGCAGAGGTAATTAATTAATGTCTCTCTTCCTTCCTCCTTCCTCTtacgttttcaaaaaaaaaaagtgaacttttttttttaattcggtTTGATAGATATGATGCGAAGACGATACTGAGGCTGTTACAAGAGATGGCCTTTTATTCCGATGTCGAGAAGATGGATTGGAATGAGATGGTGAGGAAGACCACCACTGGGATTACTAATGCTAGGGAGTATCAGATGCTGTGGAGACACCTTTCGTATCGTGATCCTCTTCTCCATGTGGTTGAAGATGATGCTCACCCTCTGGTACTTAATCTCTTCCTTTGTGATTTGGCTCTTTCGTTAGAGTTTGTAAGTGAGTCTTTTGCTTGTGGTGTAGGACGATGATAGTGATATGGAGTGTGAGTTGGAAGCTTCTCCAGAAGTCAGCGTTGAAGCATCAGTGGAGGCTGTTGCACATGTCAAAGTAAGAATGGAACATTAGATTCTATCAAGTCGCGTTCTTTCATTAATGTGTCTTCTTGTCGAATAATCGAGATGCCATGTTTTTGTAATTGCTTCAACCTTATTTTGCATCTCAGGTGATTGCTGCTTCGTATGTGCCAAGGAATTCTGATATACTGGACGAAGCAACATCTGAGGCTCCCTTGACAATAAACATACCGTATGCTCTCCCTGAGGGAACTCAGGAACCATCAGAGTCTCCTTGGTTGTCAAGAGGGATGAATATCACCTTTCCTGTTTGTCTTCAGAAAGTTACGTCTACCGAGGGGATAATAAATGGAAATGTTTCAGCTAGTAGTAGTAGCATGCCTTCACAACGGAAGACAAGGCAGAAATGGTCTGCCGAGGAGGATGCCGACCTGATTGCAGCTGTGAAGCAGTTTGGTGAAGGCAACTGGGCTCATATTGCTAGAGGAGAGTTTAGAGGAAGGAGGACCGCCTCCCAACTCTCTCAGGTTGTGATTTAAACTTATCTATTGTATCCTGTTATGGATGAATGGACCTTCCTTGTTTTAGTTCTTAGAGGTCAGACTACAGGACCACTATGGTAATCACTTTAGAAACATATCTGTTGTCATCTAGTCTGGTATGGATGTGGGGGTCTCTCCCCCCATTTTTCCGGGTTCAAATCCCGGCAACAGATTCCATTGGATGATGCGTTTATATTCGCTTGGCAATCATAGAAGCTAGCTGCTGAGGCAATGTGTTATGATATTTTTATCCATGTTTACATTTTTGTGGATATAGTccatgtcaaaaaaaaattgattgtcAAGTTGGAAGATGATATGATGTTTAGCATGTGTTattctttttacctttattgATGGTATCAGACTGACTATTTTATTTGCAGAGGTGGCCGCATCTAAGAAGAAGGTATGATCCTTCGACCTCTGCTAGCCAATCGCAGATAGCAGTAAACCATGCGTTATCTTTAGCTCTGGGAAATCGACCCCCGTCAAAAAAAGTTGCAGTAGGTAAAAGAagctgaagtttttttttccccgCTAATTCTAGTATCTTATTTTATAACAGAGGATGCTTTAGTTTGGTTACCACTGGCTATGATATTGTCCAAGTCAAAAAGTAGCTTACCGGTTTAACATGggtgggttttttttttctttgttttgtacCATCACAGGAACTCAAGGCAGTGGAGGCCGTTCTTCTCAAGGTCAACAACAGTCCAAACCAGGTTTTGTTCAAACATTGTCTCGGGCAGAAACATCAGGTCCAGCTTCAAAATCTCAAGTTGGTGTTAATAAAACAACGGCAAGGTCCACTTCCAGATCGGATTTAATGGTAACAGCTAATTCAGCAGCTGCTGCAGCATGCATGGGTGTCGTATTGACTGCCCCATCAGCACCAAAGGTCGAAGTATGTGTGCCTCGTCCCTCAGGTAGCCTCGTTATGCCAAAGGTTGAGCCAGGAAAGACTGTTGCCGCTTCTAGTATTACTAAAGCGGTTGGACCTGCGAGTACCCGGCCTCTAGCTAATGGAAACTTGAAACCTGTGACGCCTTCACCATCTTCTATcaaacctcctcctcctctcgtGGGTTCTCGTTCGGAAGGATTTACAATGTTTTCTGCTTCTACGCAGTTGGCTACTGCATCGAAGATCGTCTCCAATCAGAGAGTTGTTTCAGCCTCTGTACCAGCAACTGTATTACCTCTAAAGCCAACTGCAGAGACTGTCATTTGCAAACCAGATGGTGGACACAAAGAGCAAGCTAGAGGAGATGGAGCAAGCTCAGTGGTTGCCATCCAGTCAAATAAGATGACCTCAACAAACTCGGAGATTAGCAGGGGAAAGCAGGCTGCTACACACACTCAGACTGCAGTTCTCGGTGCTGCTAATCAAAGTTTGGTGGATAAAACTGCAGTGCCATCCAACAGTGGAGCTGGTTCTGAATCTAAATCAAAATGTGAAGTAAACAACAAGGTCGGTGGTTCGGTAGTCACAGTGAGTAAAGCATGCGGAAAGCCCGCAGAGGTTGCTGCAACTGTGAGAGGAACCGGACAGGGTGTTTAGTTCTTTGACAGAAACAtcttatgcttttatttttgaatttttagtttttattaggAGACTTGAAAGAAAGATTTTATGTAAAGTAGGCCTTCCCCAGTACATGgtactaattaataatacaaATCTCATAAAC
This genomic interval from Brassica napus cultivar Da-Ae chromosome A6, Da-Ae, whole genome shotgun sequence contains the following:
- the LOC106346257 gene encoding disease resistance protein RBA1-like, with the protein product MKKINSKIPVKDTLSGPPHNHNDNQVFINFRGEELRCSFVSHLVDAFKRHGINFFIDKDEQKGKDRRHLFARIKQSSIALTIFSKRYAESRWCLNELAKIKKRTDKRKLQVIPIFFKVKAASVRYQKAEFGSNFWRLAKSSSGEQIKKWKEALESVSDKMGLSLGGKSSEADFIKEIVKEVKRVVEVKKMKDHSFSLPQNNR
- the LOC106346256 gene encoding putative pentatricopeptide repeat-containing protein At1g09680, with product MFRIKILRNTLSRSHPQAFSRSSSLLSTWYSPESISPPPQADDDDDDPVLVKLSIAIRDSNSSFTSSPSISNLLPSLTARHVLDLINRNPLSLPHNSIFTFFKFISSQPGFRFTVDSYFAMARFLAVHKMFDEAQSLIALVVSRKGKNSASSVFVSALETRGSDFLVDALMMAYTNAGFVPDAIQCFRLSRKHKFTVPIRGCGSLLDRMMKVNPTETVWGFYMEILDAGYPSNVYVFNILMNKFCKEGKMCDAQKVFDEITKRSLRPTVVSFNTLINGYCKAGNLDEGFRFKERMERGRTRADVFTYSALINALCKENKMDGAHGLFDEMCERGLIPNDVVFTTLIHGHSRNGRIDLMKESYQKMLSRGLQPDIVLYNTLVNGFCKNGDLVAARNVVDGMIHRGLRPDKVTYTTLIDGFCRGGDVDAALEIRKKMDQNGIELDRVGFSALICGMCKEGRVVDAERALREMLRAGMKPDDVIYTMMMDAFCKKGDVQTSFRLLKEMQRDGHVPSVVTYNVLLNGLCKLGQMKNADMLLDAMLNIGVVPDDITFNILLEGHHRHANSSKHYIPKPEIGTVADLASYKSLVSELYRASKEHRNR
- the LOC106346254 gene encoding 60S ribosomal protein L21-1 yields the protein MPAGHGVRARTRDLFARGFRKKGTIPLSTYLRTFKVGDYVDVKVNGAIHKGMPHKFYHGRTGRVWNVTKRAVGVEVNKQIGNRIIRKRLHVRVEHVQQSRCAEEFKLRIKKNDELKAAAKAKGETISTKRQPKGPKPGFMVEGMTLETVTPIPYDVVNDLKGGY
- the LOC106351177 gene encoding double-stranded RNA-binding protein 1-like produces the protein MTANEVSSGVSNCYVFKSRLQEYAQRYKLPTPLYETIKEGPSHKPLFQSTVIVNDVRYDSLPGFFNRKAAEQSAAEVALQELAKSSDLTQSVSLPVHEMGLCKNLLQEYAQKMNYAIPLYQCQRSETLGRAPQFTCTVEIGGIKYTGAATKTKKEAEISAGRTALIAIQSESKMDLANNYSTQLTVIPCEKKTVEVASPVKETIIKTPKARRAQFKKKARKGKLKVAKDLEDSTIPPQPTEHCQNQQLNLEPSSCVNGFKEAAFASVETEASQA
- the LOC106346253 gene encoding uncharacterized protein LOC106346253, giving the protein MVESSSSNKRRKITISEGDIASLLQRYDAKTILRLLQEMAFYSDVEKMDWNEMVRKTTTGITNAREYQMLWRHLSYRDPLLHVVEDDAHPLDDDSDMECELEASPEVSVEASVEAVAHVKVIAASYVPRNSDILDEATSEAPLTINIPYALPEGTQEPSESPWLSRGMNITFPVCLQKVTSTEGIINGNVSASSSSMPSQRKTRQKWSAEEDADLIAAVKQFGEGNWAHIARGEFRGRRTASQLSQRWPHLRRRYDPSTSASQSQIAVNHALSLALGNRPPSKKVAVGTQGSGGRSSQGQQQSKPGFVQTLSRAETSGPASKSQVGVNKTTARSTSRSDLMVTANSAAAAACMGVVLTAPSAPKVEVCVPRPSGSLVMPKVEPGKTVAASSITKAVGPASTRPLANGNLKPVTPSPSSIKPPPPLVGSRSEGFTMFSASTQLATASKIVSNQRVVSASVPATVLPLKPTAETVICKPDGGHKEQARGDGASSVVAIQSNKMTSTNSEISRGKQAATHTQTAVLGAANQSLVDKTAVPSNSGAGSESKSKCEVNNKVGGSVVTVSKACGKPAEVAATVRGTGQGV